Within the Aspergillus luchuensis IFO 4308 DNA, chromosome 5, nearly complete sequence genome, the region ACTCCACTTCAACCTCCCTGTCAGTTGGTCTCTGCATCAAATGGCATTGACTGCGGAATTTACGAATACAAAGTTCGAAGCCAGAACAGATGGCTATCTCGCGGATTCCAGTGGGGATATCAAGGCCATCGTCGAGGTTAAGCCTATGCTAAGACAGACGAAGGAGCCCCAAATTGGCATCCAAGAGAGTCACCAAATGGTGGCTGGGCTATTAATGGACTACAAATCATCTTTACCTGCACGCCGAAATAAGCCGTAAGTGACGAATGTTGGTTGCGAGGTGTTGCCTTCTATTCACTGACTCCCCTTATAAACAGCCGCATTATAATATCACAAGATAGACAGGAGATCTATATCTCCGTGGCCAAATACGACGATAATTACATTGCCTATCTTCAAACTAGAAATAATCAAAGTAACCCATTCATGACCATGCATCAGTTTGGCCCTTGGAATACTCATAGCGCCGCTGCCATGCGGGAATTAGGTCCGATTCTTCTAGCTATCAGCCTTCGTGCGCGAGAATACTAGCCAGGTGGACGCATTTACATCCGGTCCTCTTTTCATGTCATGTACTTACTGAAGCCTTTGTGTCGGTTATTTGTTCTTGCTTCTCTACTCTGTATAGGAATGTGTGGCTGTATCCGTGTATTATGGGACGTTCTTCGTCTGCTTCTGTTATTGAACTTATTTGTTTATTCATGCTCATTAAGGCCACTATACCTACATAGCCAAGCAAgcatataatataatgaatGGTGTACTGACTTGTAGTGTATCACGTTGGATATATATCGTTTGGCTGTATTACTAAAGTACGGAAAGAAGCCTGGCAATCAACGAAGAGAGGAGTCACTAGAGACATTTGTGACAGAGCCTTGGTGGTCAGTAACCTTTACGTTTGCCCGTTCATCTACAACCAATCAGCATTGAATAGAACTTCGGGGTAACAGTTGTTAAACATTATCCAGCCATTCCTCTCTATTCTTTCCCATCAGATTTGATGGAATGCCGGTCGATTGAAAGAAACACAGCATTTGACTTTgagatccagaagctcaTTCAAAGCGCACACATATGTAAGCCACCTAGGACAGGGTATCTGAAAGATAAAGTGCAATCTCTCACAGCACAGAAGCATGGCTGAAGGAGGTTGAGCCCACCGACCGTGACTTATATTGCGCAGCGCATCGTACATACCATCAAGAGTCACGGCCAGAGGCCCATCAGGCGCACTTGAACCCAATAGACCTTCCAGACAATTTCCTCACTGATCGTATGAACGTCCTGACCATCCTCCTATCCCTCGATCTGAGACAACGATGTGAAAAGATCGCACAGTTCTTGGCGTGCTTCATAATCCGGCTTCCCAATCAGCGACATGTCCAGGAAACTTTTAACTTTGAGTGTTTGAACAAGCAATTTACTGCCTGCCCCCCAAGCAAACTGTCAAATGCCATGACACGTTTGATTCAACATTTAGACCTGGATTAGAGGACAGCAATGAATTCATTCCCTGGCTATACCCAGCTAGAATTATGAACATATTATGCTCAAACCGTGGGTTTGTCATAGCACCCACTAGCTCTCCCACTACTTCTTTCATTCAATGATCGATCGTGTCAACGAGGAGATGAACTTTGTCTATGAGTAAGACCTTCCCCAAGGCCCGGTCAAATAGGTCAAGGACCTTAAGCCCTGTGTCGCCTGGATACTCCCCAACGAGATCGGAGACAGAGTATTCTATAACTTCAGGGGTAGCGAAAAATCTCATGTGATGAAATATTTCGCCCATTCGCCGTGCAGTCGAAGCTTTACCAGTACCTGTAGGCTATTTACACCTGACGTGGTCTTCATGATGCAGATTGCATACCTCGTGCTCCTCGGAAAATATAAATGAGCGGGATTTGTTCTCTGAAGTCGAGGTTCCCTATGATAGTTGGATTGGCGATTCGTATGTCGTCTAATAGCTGTTCAACAAAGGAGCCGCAGCCTGTTACACTGGAGAAAAGCTTTCGGTattcctcttccacatcgAGAACCCGGTTCCAGACTTTGGAGAAGTCTTCCGCAGTCAAAATTGTTGGATCCATACTGGAGTCGGACAGATAGCGTCTTTGGCAAGATAACTGTGCATTTTCCACAATTTGCTCAACGTGACGAGCGTTGGCAAAGCGAGGGGATACCAAGGCGTGTCGTATCATCTCTATTGCTACCTCGCTTGCCTCAGGAAAGCAGGAAACCCGAACCTCTTTCATGTGAAAATTCATAATCTGATCCAGATGCGCTAAGGAATATTCTTTGAACCGAAACGAAGATTACATTGGAAATGTGCTAGGCAGACCGGGATTGACATGACGAAACATCTCTCTTAGTTCATACTCATAATCAACGAGCAGAATACACTGATATGATGTCCGACTTTCCGAGACACAGTTTACTAAGGTGTCAATAGCTGCTTTGTGGAGCGGATTCGGGTTCTTCCCTCCGCCCCACAGGGCATAGGCATCGTCATTGATCAGGACATTCCCTTCGGCTTCATGAATGGCGTTTTGAACCCGTTCCGCCGTCTCTCCGATATCCTTACCGATCAGCCCGGACTCAGCTTTGCGGATtactgcatcatcaacatccattAGCACAtattttgctttcttcttgaggGCAGTGGATATGGGTTGTTAGGTGCTTACTATCGTCTCTAGGTAGCAATCCTAAGTCGTTTAAGATGCGGCCATATAGGGTGGCAAACGTAGTTTTACCGGTCCCTAGGGGGCCCATGAGGGTCTCATTCAATGAAATGGTTCGAATGGGTTGACCGATGCTCATTCGCTGAGCCTTCATCTTTGCCTGTCTGTGCAACTGGCGTACTCGCTCCGTCACATTATCCAGGCCGACCATTTTCTGCAATGATTTCAACGCCTCACTGTCCTGTAAGGGGTCTAGTTGGGATGAAgcctcttcaacttcagGTTCCTCGTCTGTTTGGCCGTCGTCTAGGTCAACGTTTTTTGTAAATATCTTATTGACAATGAAGCCTCCTGCCACCAATCTGCTACAGTCTGCCGACTTAAATGCAGCACGAGGTCTTCAATGTTGttgggatggatgcaatCCAGTAACTTTTTTGGGTCTTCCTTAATCAGCATGAGTCTCTTTGTAGATTGCGGTAGAATAGCCAGTAAGCATGCTTCGTCGATTTCATTTGCTCCTTGCACCACTTCAATATCGGCTTCCAAGCACGATATGTCTGGCAGGCAGGATGGGATGTTCTGTGCACCAAAGAGGAATATCCGTGCATCCAAAGTTGATGAGCTGCGCATGGCATGTTCGCTGATCTTGTGCGCTAAATTTCGTTGACACGTATCGTGGACTTTCAACCACAAGGCCAATCTCTCTGTGTAATGATCCCGAATGTTAGATCTCCACTCTATCAATTGTTTCCTACGTGATACCTGGGCTTGTTCTCAGATTTCCAGATATTGCGAGGGAACTGTGTATGTCAGGTCTCCAGGCCTTTTCCCGAGACCTAATCCTCCAAAGCAGTCATTTGTGGTTCGTTCTTGTTCTGGTAATGAAGCTCCAAGTCAAGCTTACTCTCGATACTGATTTCCGAAAATGCATGGAAAAACCGAGAATTTCCCACGGAATGTTTCAGATAGTCCATAATTTCGGGGGTGGCGCGATGTGGGTCTCTGATAACTTCAATTGCACGCGAAAAGTCCCGCTTGATTGTTTGGCACTGAATTCTGAGGCTATCGATCTGGTGGCGAGCGACTAAATTCGGGTCTTTATCGCTACCCGGGCTAATCGTCCAGAATTGGGTCGGGTCACATCCCATTTGCGGCGATAGTACTGCAATATCCTTCTTGGGAACCTGCATACTTTGCAGCTGTATTGCACTCTTCCTCAGCTCCTCAGAAGGGCTAATCAATAGGATTTTTTGCTTGGTATATTTGTGAAAAGCCGTGATGAAAACTCGCAGAGAAGGAATGTTTTGTCGCCTGTCCATTTCCGGGGGTAAGCTCACGTCTTGTTCAATAATTGACGTCTGGTACCACTTTCCTTGTGTAGTTCTTCTTCAAACAGACACACTTTCCTGTCGAAAGCCGGTGCCCAATAGAATGAGTGTTGACAATAGAGTAGAGTCTCGAGCAATGATTAGGAAAGAAGGCTTTGGGGGCTCACAATCGCCAATATAATCACTACGTCACGGTTGACTGAACAAGAGGGAAGAGCTCGCAAGAAAAGCATTTAAACCCTCCTTGCTTCCAGCCCGCTCTAGTTATGGGGCTCGTGCAGGCCTAATTCGCTGATTTCTCGGCTAGTGCTTACCTGCCACTCTATTCTGAGCTttgccccccccccccagtTATCTGAGCATCCTTTACTTCTACGTCCAAACGGCAGTCGGGGGAGAATGATCCTAAATAGGACGGCTTCAGGGGGTGAGAGCATTTATTCCGGCTGTTCAGTCAAATGTAGGGAGAAAAGATACCACCGTTTCATACTGAAAGTACTCATCTGGGCTTTACGTTGAAGGAACAGTCTCCCAAtcaacacaacaacaccttAGACCAGAATCTTATCAAATtacttctttgcttcttcattaATTGCCAGCAATGTATTTGGCTCGTGGCCTACACTGCCACTTGAGATAGCATTGaagggtggaggagtggggCAATGATTAGTGGCCATCGGGCGGAAACTAGAACCACTTCTCAGTCGGTTCACTGTCTGTATATTCTATCATCCAGAGCCCTAGTTTATATGAGATACATAGTAATTAGCAGATAAAGTGATGCCTCTGTacattttaatatatatctcataTATGACTATAGGGCCCACAAATTCTTTTTGTCCGATGGCCGCATATCACGGCCGTAGTATGGGGTAAATTGCTTTCCCTCATCAATGAGCACGGACACCTGGGTGACCCGCATACTCTTTCTAATAGAGAAGGTGAGAAGGCTTAGCTATGCATATACAGATACCATGTGGAGGCACAAtcgggcagcagcagagatgTTGGCCCAATCCCTGACCGACTGGGAGACAATGGGAAAGGTAAGTTCGGTTAACGGGACTTTTTGGAAATTTTGTGTTGGAGCTGATGCGTCAATCAAAAAAAGTTCTCCGAAAAGATACAACAGGCAAAAATATAAAGGCTCCCTGTCAGCCCCGCACAGTCTTTGCTTTCTTGAGAAATAGTGGACAAACAAGCGTGTGCTCAAACCCGTTCAGTGTGATCCAAGGCCCATTATGATGAAACCTAAAAATCTGACCTAGGTTTTCCGCCACTCGTCGCCCCCCTACAAGAAGTATTCTAACAATCCGATCCAGATGTTTGTtgacctcccctcccaagcATTCTTTGAGGGCGCGGTTCACCCTGCCCGCGGCTTTGCTGAGTAGATTCGCTCTGACCTGCGCCATTTTCGTCATTGCGATACTTCCAAAGGCATTTGCCTCTTTCACAAAGGTGTCAATAACTCTGGCCTGTCGAAGGCGGGCAGACTCGGGATAGCCCGAGAATGCGCCGCCATATACACGCTTAACGCAGGCAAGCAAGGGCCGTTGCTTGATCTTTATCTTCTTGTACTGAAATTCCAGTCGCTTGGTTTCCTTGTGCCGGTAGAAGAATGGACATGACACTTTCTGCGCTTCGCCGATGGTTTGGGAGAGTAAAGATGGTGGCATTCTGGGAGATACGCGCATGCCATGATTGATTCTTGCGATTTATTAGACAGAATGGCAGCCAAATCGAATGCAACGAATTGGGGAATTCACTCACCTTTTCAGCCCAGACTCGAATATTAGAGGCCCAAACATGAACGACAGATGGAAGTTTCCAGCGGGGGCTAGGTTTCCTTTGAGCATCAGTGCCCAAGTACGCAGAAATTGGGATATGGATCCCTTCGTCTCTGCTTCCTTGAGTATTTTCATGGCCAGTCTTTCTCGCCAGGAGAACTTAGAAGCGGCTGGAAGATTTGTATcctgtttctgcttcttccccgtgTAATTTCCCTTTGCGTggtccttttccctcctcccactttCATCCTCTATCCCACtttcatcttccctctcactTTCGTCTTCACTCTCGCTCTCGTCTTCACTCTCGCTCTCGTCTTCCTTGGCGCTCTCGTCTTCTAATATCTCATGTTCATTCATATTTATGTACTTGTTCAGTTGAGCCCGTAGCTCTATGATAGCTATACGTGCAAATATTTTCATGTTAGTAATAAGCCAGGGGTATTGTCAGAGAATACTCAATGCTGACCAGGAATATCTGGATCCTCATAGTGTACCAGGCGGAGATGGTGGCCTGGCTGACAGACCTCAACTCTGTTCTTACATGGCGCACAAAAATACCGAAGACGTGGCGTGGAGTTCATGGAGGCTGTGTCGAACCTGCGTTCCTGCCACTCATGCTTGGTATACTCATACTCGTACCGGATGTAAGGCTCGCAGTCATGCATACACTCGTAGTAAACCTTCGATTGGATGAGTTGACCGCATGCACTACACGAGATTCCGTAGAGCCTTGGTCTCATTACTCTGGTGGTATTTGCGTCGTTCGTTATGGCACACTTGACTGAGAGTAGCTGGTGAGATGGTTGTTGTGAAGAGCAGGGGAGCCTTCGTTTACCTACCATTGGGGAGGTTTGGTTGCATATTTAGGTAGTCTTGAGATAGTTGAGTAGGTTCGTAAAGAATGTCAATATCCAGAAGGCCTTCTTGGTTAGGGTGCGTTTCCATAAATGTTGCTACACTCTCACTCACTTGAGGACTGCAGGATAAGGCGTGCATAGCGGTGATCATTGCTCTCCGGCTCATTCAGGTGCTCTGTTGTATGTTAAAGGTTGGCATGTGACACTGGGTTCATACTACTCACCTTGGGCTCTTTGCAAGGTCTCGTGGTAGAGGCTTGAACCAGCGGCTTTGTCGAAGTTGGGTTGACTACCAACTGCAAGAACGGTCACACCTAAAGCGGTATAGGTACGTCAGGAACCGCGGTACTTACCCCAGATATTGAACATCTTCTCGAAGTTATCACATTCCAATCTGGGAGGGACATGAGGTTGATAAGCGGCCTTTTTCATCTCGCAGTAGAATCTGATCATGTTCTGAACTTCATCCCGTACAGCAACCCAATAAAGCCTCCTGAGTTCTTTTACGATGGTTTTGGGTGTTGCAGGAATTCCGTGTTTCGTATTTCGTTTCTGAGGGGCACCCTCCATTCTGCTACAGGTGAAGTGGTATAGTGGATCTGTGTCggcagagaagaagggcgcTGAAGAGTCTGTTGGATTGTTCTTGAGGTTTGGATTTGCGTGCTCACAGGTCATGAGGGCCCCATTACCGGTAAACATGATGGGACCGCTATATAGCATCACATAAAAGACTGGAAGCAAGTGTCGACGGGTGCAGAACCACCCCTAAACTTGGGCTTGGGTAGGCAGCTTTCGGCCATTTCGAGACAGCTTCGGGGAATCGTAATCAAACGAGGCATCCAATATCGACCGATTCAGTGTCTATTGATTTGTTGTGTATATGTGGGTCCGGCTGTTGGCGACCCGACCTCAACCAGCCACCCACTCGGGCTGCACGCTGGCTGCGGAATCAGACCCGCTCAATGTGGACAGCGTTTGGTTATACCAAGTTGGTGGGGCGTGGGCATCCATACATCTTTGGGCTAAGATACTTCAGATTTGGACTGCCCAAACTTCCCAAGAGGTTTCGAAGGGCTTCGTTGACACTAGACTCAGACGTACACGTACTGTTATAAGGCTGTTGCAAGGCTTCCGATTGTGCAATGAGTTGGCAGTACAAGGTTGAATAGGTTAGGAAACAGTGGGTTTCACTTTTAACCCTCACCCTGTCTGCCCACGGGGTATAGTTTTTCTTATACCAGCGGGTCAGTCTTATTTATACTCCGCGCACCTACAATGACTTTGACACGGACAAGCAAGCGTACTTCTCAATCGCAAACGCCTCAACCATGACAAGAAGAGATACACCGAAAGACGGGAAGGCTGGAAATGCCCTCAGAAGATTCGGAGCGAAACTCTTGTTAACCAAGCGCCCGGTTGTTAAGACAGCCAGAGTGGCTGCTACATCCAGCGCGGGGATACAGAGCTCGAGCAGTGCTCCCTCTTCCCAGCACTTGACCGGTACATCAAGGGCTGCCGCGGAGGCTTCGAATTTTCTGGAAACAGTTCTCGCAACTGCCGACCGTGGGTACTCCTTCAGATGATCACATGTTAGCCTGGTTAAAAGCTCAATCAGCGGCTGACTCCGTTCAACAGCAATGACCTTCACACAAGAATGCATCTCGGATGAATACCGTATCAAGCTTGAAAAGCTACCAATTCACAAAGTCGAGAAAACGGACAACGCGGAACCATTTCAAACGTATGATATGTGATACCTTTCGCAGCAGCTCATCAGCTAATCCGCCATACTGTAGGACTGACGACACATGGCGACTTATTGAACTAGCAGCCGAGAAGTCAGTTAATGCTTACTTTGAATCACCCGAATTGCCTCCCGACTCCCCGGTCTTTGAGCTGACGCCCAGGGGAGACTCAAAGAGAATTCTCGGGACTGTAGTGGACTCTGTGCTAGTTGTGGCAGTTCGCGGATCAACCAGCGTAATGGACTGGATGGTGAATGGAAATGGCGAGCCAATAACCCCTTCCCAGGTAGAACGATCATCCTCCATGCGCTAGATTCAAGATTGTATCCTCACGCTGACTTTTCCGCCAGAGCATTGGAGAACCAGAAGCCGGATATCATAAGGGGTATCTCGCTGTTGCCGAAGCGATGCAAGCGCGACTTGCCGAAGAAGTTCGTGCGGCAGTGGGGGCACCAGGAGATATGGATCTCCTTTTCACGGGCCattctgctggtggtgggatggCACAGCTGTTCTATGCCATGGCAGCCTCAAAGTCATCGAGCCGTACCATCGCAACCGTAGTACCTAGTGAGCCTCTGATTACCCTCAGTTCCTGCAAATCTCTCGCAAAGCACCTTGCTAACATTTCAAACTCTATGAACAGATTTCCGACGGGTTCATTGCATTGTATTTGGCACCCCACCGATCGCTACTATCCCCATCCGCCCGCCAAGCCGCGACCCATTCCAGTCAGGAATATTCCTGAGCATAATAAACGAAGGAGACCCCGTTCCACTGCTCCAGCAGGGCTACTTGTCCTGATAGAGGTCTTCGTCCGAAGCCCAAGAGAGCTGAAAGCGAGGTACCCGGATGGGTTCAAAGTTCCAGACCCCGTCGTACGCATCAGCGGACCTTGTGTTGTTCTCCGCGATACTGACCCTACTAATGTTGAGTCATGTGTATTCGATGCTGTGAAGATACCGGAAGCGATGCTTGAACGCAAATTGTTCGGGAATGTGAGCGCACATAACAAAGATGACTACTTGAAGAGATGTCGGAACCTGAGGAGCATAGCGGTTTCTCAGGACCACGTGCGTTCTTATATCCtgggaggcggggagggtggaaAGGGTGGTTTGACAGGAGTACGACAGGTACACCGTGGGGTTCCCAAAAACGAATTCAGCAGTTGGGCAAATTAGCTTTCCAATTGAACAATTTGACTCAAGGTTTTTATCCTTTCCGCATTTCCGAGGACACAAGCTTGTGACACCAACATGTGCCAtgccctcttcctcctctgcaaCTCCCAGCCTTCAAGCCCCTCGAAGCTACATGCGGGTTTAGGTGTTCTGTTGAAGGCGATCGGCACATCCTTGTCTGTTGTACGAGCTTGATTATAATGCCGCTGCCTCACGAGCCCCCAGGTCGTGCGAAAACGGCTACATAACCATGGTGACAACGTTGTACACGATCCATTCATTTGCGAGATTGACTCCAAATCTAGTCCTAGCCTTGGCGCCACAGGAAGGGGTGTAGCGTGTGTCCTTATCTCTCGGTATCTCTCCAGTCCCGGTAGCCATGAGAAGACTTAGCGATCTGGTTTCCGCGGGCGCTCTTCATTGCCCGGTCTCAATGATCATGCTAGGACAAGTGAAGTAGAACTTCTAGAGTCCTGAAGTAAATAGGAACTATTCAACTCTCGCCGCTATCTCACTAGATGGGAGATTAGGTATCCATGGAATTCCTTAATCTGCTGGAAGAAGCCATGTAAGAGCTACAATAGCGTTGGTGAGACCAGTGCTTTTAGCACTTTCCGGTCTATGGGTTCGATTGTAGTTGCCGTTGAACATGATGCAAGGGTTGAGCGCGTACAGTTGGTCGTGTGTGGTAAGCAATTCATACTGCTCATGCCAAGGGGTTGAAGCAAGCACCGGACAAAACCGGAAACTTTTGCAGGAGTCTAATTTCTGAAATTACTCTGTAGTCTAAGGCCCTGGACGCCGCCTCCTCATCTTTCGAATAAACTCTCATAACTGTTTTTGCTATTATGTATACGATAATATTACTGGTGTATAGTAATAACGGTGATACAGGTATCCAATTAGGGTAGTTTAGTAAATTCTGTAAGTAAGACTGAGCATTTTTGAGAATATGTATTGATCTCATAAtacaatataaatataataagacaTCTAGAAGAGAGCAGAATCTTTCGAGCACTAGATTCAGTCATTAATTGTGTTTGAGATAACTAGAAGTTTCTCGTTAAATACCATCGAGTATTAAAATTggtaagaaaaatatagagTTTGATAggatttctaataataatgattttcaatgaaatataatatgtCCAACTAGTTTTTAAACCCATTACACTCATAATCGATCAGATATATAATTGATCAAGTGGTTCGAGGGATATGCCAGAAGGAGGAAACAGAGACTGAGAGAGAATCATGAAGTGGCTTCAGGTCTCGTGACAACCGCCATTCACATCTTGCTGGTAGCAAGCGCTAAGATTACCATATGATAATTGACTATATCGTGGCCATCATGTAACCATCCAGATTCTTAAATGTGCCCAAGATGTTACCCCGGGCCAAAGTGTGGGTCATCAGATTAGCCAAGTTTGATCCACTGGCACAGCCACCAGGCTGGCGCGGCCCTCCAGGCTCCAGGGCTGCCTGAGATGGTCCCTCGAGACATTTTCCCATCCAAACCAGCTCCATGTTCAACTCGATAGCAGTGCCACAGAACAATCCCGCATCAATGGCAATCAGCAGGCTGGACCAGCGTAAGGCCTCGCGTCGGTCACACCAGAAGTCGCGGTCAGGCTGCCGCAACTGCAAAAGACGACACATTAAGGTTTTCCGCCCCACCTCCCGATCCTGTATGGTTATCTGAAGAAGCGCAATGTTAACGGCCAATTCAGTGCGATGAATTACGACCACAATGCTCTAATTGCATGAACCACTCAGTCAATTGTGATTACTCTGCTTCAACCGGGATAGACAGGCAATCGCTATCAGCAAGAGCCTCCCGGTCTACATTACCAGCAAAGCCGGACCGCCTCATCAACTGGATCTTCGTCCCATCTCTCTATCAAAGCCCACCGAAAACCCCAAGTCCTGACTCTATTGCCAGATCAGTTACCCCAACTTCAACTAGCGCTCAATATTCcccgtcttcatcctccagtcGGTCAACTCCCTCGCCATCCTCTTTCCAACCCATCCCCGCCCCTACAACATTTGACTTTCATGACTtcaccctccaccaccactacctaACCTCAACCTGTTACACACTCGCCGAAGATGACGGCAGTTTTCACTTCTGGCGTGATGAAGTCCCCAAAATGGCAATCTCGCATCCCTTCATCCTACATCTGATCCTGGCGCTAGCTGGGCTGCACAAGGCCAGGGTCGACACAGTCGACACCGACAACACATTTTCGAATCCCGGAGCAAATGATTCCTGGCTAGTAAACAGAGCAGAGCATCACTCTGCAAAAGGGCTAAGTGAACTATTGTCTCTTCTCGCTCATGTTAGCCCCAACAACATTGCGGCAGTGTGGGCGGGGGCCACCATTTTGTGTTTTCTGCCTATGGCTCGGGGTCCGCGACCGGGTGACTATTTGTTCTTTTCGATTGGCACTGATCATGAAAGCATGGTACAGTGGCCTTCTTTGGTGAAAGGAGTGAAAACACTTTCTGGAATGTCGGGTGATATCAAGCCTCGGGGGGACAAATGTGGCTCATCTCGAGTTGATCAAGGGGGCATGGCGTCAGGAATAAACTACCGGGGATTGTTACAGGCCTTGAGGGAGCGGATTCTTCTGCATGGCAAACAGCGCGGAGAACTGCACGCCCGGGAACTGAGCGACTGTTATATTAATGCCATTGCTATGTTGGAGCGCGTGCTCGATGAGACGCATGGGGAAAAGcaagatggggaagagaataATACTGGCAGGTTGGCGATGATTATATACGATTGGATTTGTTGCTTCGAGCCTGCACTGGATGCCTTCCAGAACAAAGACCCGGTAGCAATGATACTGCTGGCTTACTTTCTCGTGCTTATGAAATTACATGACGGAGTGTGGTTCGCTCGGGGCTGGGCGGAGCATATTATGGGGGGTATTGAGGAATGCTTGGGTCAAGATGATCGTCGGTGGCTACAATGGCCGATGAAGCAGATTGGAATGCGCAAGGATGCAGGTAGTAAATTCTAtgcagcggaagaagaataatgatATAAATCAGCCACCCCCAAATTAAGCATTGAATCAATTTGTTTCCAACACGAAAACCTCCCAATATTGGGTCTTTCCATAAAAGACGCCAGGCCTAATCATCACGGCATCAATTATACCGAGATCCGTTGTTCGCCGAATCATGCTCCGTTCCCAGCAATCCTAACTTATCTCCACAACTGTCTacctccaagtcctccaagaCTAGTGTCTGCTCACTAATCATAGGTACCGAGTTCGCCCGCATTTCAATTCTTCGCAGCAGTTGCCCCGGAtgaaaagattaaaaataataacagctggcaccatcatcgccccatccaacccaa harbors:
- a CDS encoding Zn(II)2Cys6 transcription factor (COG:S;~EggNog:ENOG410PPE5;~InterPro:IPR036864,IPR021858,IPR001138;~PFAM:PF00172;~go_function: GO:0000981 - DNA-binding transcription factor activity, RNA polymerase II-specific [Evidence IEA];~go_function: GO:0008270 - zinc ion binding [Evidence IEA];~go_process: GO:0006355 - regulation of transcription, DNA-templated [Evidence IEA]), which gives rise to MFNSIAVPQNNPASMAISRLDQRKASRRSHQKSRSGCRNCKRRHIKCDELRPQCSNCMNHSVNCDYSASTGIDRQSLSARASRSTLPAKPDRLINWIFVPSLYQSPPKTPSPDSIARSVTPTSTSAQYSPSSSSSRSTPSPSSFQPIPAPTTFDFHDFTLHHHYLTSTCYTLAEDDGSFHFWRDEVPKMAISHPFILHLILALAGLHKARVDTVDTDNTFSNPGANDSWLVNRAEHHSAKGLSELLSLLAHVSPNNIAAVWAGATILCFLPMARGPRPGDYLFFSIGTDHESMVQWPSLVKGVKTLSGMSGDIKPRGDKCGSSRVDQGGMASGINYRGLLQALRERILLHGKQRGELHARELSDCYINAIAMLERVLDETHGEKQDGEENNTGRLAMIIYDWICCFEPALDAFQNKDPVAMILLAYFLVLMKLHDGVWFARGWAEHIMGGIEECLGQDDRRWLQWPMKQIGMRKDAGSKFYAAEEE